The Lasioglossum baleicum chromosome 5, iyLasBale1, whole genome shotgun sequence genome segment CGTCTCTGGAAACATGTCTCTCTGCGACCGGAAATCAGCGGGTTGCACGTCAGCTCGTTGGACAATCTGCTGCACTTGATCAGGTTAGTCGACGGTATTGTTGTCGATCGGTGAAAAAGTCTTGAGAATTTTGGCAGATAACGCTCGTTCCCGAAATATGTCCAAGAGCCGTCCCGCTTGCCAAATTGTCTCACCGCGAAACAGGATCGTTTTTTAACGAGTCAGGAACGAGGGTGTAATCGATGGATCGTTTATTGTAACAGCACGCGATTCGGCGCTTCGTTGAGGTACATCGAGCTGCCGATCGAGCTGATCACGCACACCGTCCTCCACGAGTTGGCGAACAAGTGTCCGAATCTGACCCACATGCTGCTCGACTTCTCTACCGCTATGCAGCTGCACGACTTCTCCGAGATGCAGGCGTTCCCCACCAAGCTGAAATACATGTGCATCTGTCTGTCCGAGGTGATCTTCATGGAGGGTTTCATGAGGAAGATCTACAACTTCATCAACGGTCTGGAGATCCTACATCTTATAGGTTCGTATTCTTCTCCAAACATTCTTCGAACGCTCTTCTCAATTTTCTCTATTCGATCAGGAACGTACGAGAAggtggaggaagaagaagaggagatcTACGAGGTGATAAACGTTCACAAGCTGAAATCAGCCACCCCGAATCTTAGGGTGATCAACCTCTACGGGATCAATTTCGTCGACGACTCTCACATCGACGCGTTCTCTTCGAATTGCATCCAGCTCGAGTGTCTAGCGGTGAATTTCTGCTCGAAGGTGACTGGCTCGACGATGAAGACCTTGTTCCAGAGAAGCAGAAGGCTCAAGTGTCTTCTGATGGAGGGGACAAGTACGATCCGACCAACTTCCTCGTTACCTTTGTAGCTCGATAGGTGATTACGACTCCTTTTACAGATCTTCAAAGCGAGTACGTGATGCAAGTCGAGTGGGAGAAATCGAGCATCCAGGAGCTAGACGTCACCGCCACGGATCTGTCCACGGAGTGTTTGATCGACATGCTCAGCAGGATCCCCAGCCTTCGTTTTCTAAGCGCGGGACAGTTGAACGGATTCAACGACAGCGTGCTCAAAGCCTGGGCCGAGCTCGGAAATCCTCGAAATCTAATCGCCTTGGATCTGGGCAGCTCGGATAACTTGACCGACGATGGTCTGCACAAGTTTCTGTCGAGATACGGCCATCAGCTTTGGGGACTTTCCCTGTGCGGCATGCCACACATCACCGATCAGCTGTGGCAGAGCGTTCTGCCGATATTGACCAACGCTAAGTGAGTCTAGAGTCCTTAAAAaggagcagtaacttgtcctaGTTCCCAGAATCATCCTGTATAAAcaggaaaatatcaaaacaagtGAATCGTACTTGTCGTATGGACGAAAATAGGGGTGACCATGTTTCTACTTTTCCAGGATTCTCGTAATGGGCACGAACGAGAGGCTCGGTGTGAACATTCACGTGGACCAGCTGATGGACGGCATCGCAAACAATTGTCCCAATCTGGAGCGACTCGAGCTCCGCTGGGACCCGGAGAATCTTCGATTTTCGGACAAGAGTCAGAAGGCTATCGATATTCTGCGCGTCAAGTGCATCAAGCTGCGCTGCCTAAGCCTCAGGTAACTCAGATAGAGTTTCGAGCCAACGATAAGGGAGACGATGATCAGTTTGACGTGTTCCAGCGATGGAAGGTACTACGAGATCGTCAAGGCGAATTTCGAGCGAGCCGACAGACTGACGGTCGTCAGGACGACAACCTGCTGCAGAGTCTCCAATTACTACCTCCTAGCTAATTACAAGGATCTGGTCTTCAATTAAATTCGTTTTCCATTCTATAagtatatttgtatataaacgCGAGGGATTCGAGTATTTGTTCCACATGATGCATTGCCGAGCAACAGAAATCCGAACCAGGTAACATTTCGATGCGTTAGGGACACTCTCATTAATCGTCAATATTTTTAAGAAGTTAATTAGCTTTCGtattctatatttttataaaataccaTTCACCTTTGAATTAATTGATTGTGTCATAGACAGACAacgaattttatgcaattatccaGCCgaatttaaaatactgttatattatttccaacctattaaccatgttaagaaagaaaatcaacttCTAttgcactccagtttgttgcaattcagttttgatcttgcataaagatccgctgtctacagaTATAGAACATGAAATCTTTCCGAATGTCGTGAATAATGAGATTTCGTTGCAGATCCTGGACAAACGGAGACGACGAACAGGAATCCGATTATTCCGAGTATTAAGACAACGAGCAAGATacaagatatatatttttatacaccgTTTTTGAGCCTGTACATACGCGACCAACATCGCGAAACATTTCTCTACTGCCAACGAACGATGTTACTTCGACCGCGCAACTGTTTCTTTTtcgaattcgacgattctcgatGTCGGTGGTgtaattgtaaaagaaaaaatgaaTGAACAGAAGTTTGACAGCAAAAAGGTCGAGGCTACGATTTATTGCGTCGCGCGACGCGTTCGTTAATTAATCAGGGCGGGCGAAGAAAAACTGATTCGAGAAGCAATATCGACGGATCCCGCCACGCACGACGGCGTTCGTCGTATCGATTATTCGCTAATTTATTCATGCAGCCgtgtagacgacgacgacgacgtcgcacTGGCCACGGCTGGTCGGTCGATTCGCTCGATTTCATTCTCTAGCCACATGCCAGACCCTTCGTTTATATGTTACATTATAGTCGACGCAGAACCGTCGTGGCCGCAACGACTTTTCGCATGATTGCCGGAAGTTTGATCGTCGGGCGTCTCCCAGTCGCGTTCTCCCATCCCGATCTTCCTCAATGTCCGACGTGGAGGAGGAGATGGTCGCAAAGGGCCTCAAAATCGTCCTGATCGGCGATTCTGGGTCCGGGAAAGTGAGTTTCAAAGTGTCTCCGTTCTTATCGCGTTTTCACCGAGACCGACCGGTCCTCCAGTGAATTTTCAAACTTcaaacctttgcactcgaccGTCCCTTTTGAGGGCACTTGAAAAGACACGTTTATGGTACAACTTGCAAgattgaaaattgcatttcgTCAAATCTGTATGATTAAAATTTGATTATGTCGCTGTCCGAGTGCAAAGTGTTCAATCATCCACCGCATTGAACATCGAGCATTTGTTTTGAGTTCACCTGTGCTCGGAAGAACATGCCACCGTGGGTATCGATTCACTTCTTTCGCGCGAAGTGGTCACTGTCACGATTTCAGTGACCAATTCGGACCGTCCATTTTGAGGGGACTTGAAAAGACGCGCTTATGGTACAACTTGCAAGATTGAACATTTCATTTCGTCAAATCTGTACGAATAAAATTTGCATTATGTCGTTGTATAGGACACTGTACGAGTGCAAAGTGTTCAAGTCGACCGCGTAGAACACCGAGCATTTGTTTTGAGTTCACCTGTGCTCGGAAGAACGTGCCATCGTGGGTATCGATTTATTTCTTTCGCGCGTAGTGGTCACTGCCACACGATTTCAGACACGCACAGCTGCCGCCCCTCCGTTTTCGGATAAAATGGAAAACTCTTGCACGAAAACCACCCGTTTCCATTTGGTTTTGAGCTACCGTCGCGTTGCACAGAAAATTGGCGAGCGCACTATGGTCTGGAAACCCGCTTTTTGTGGTCAAAtgtattttagcgttatttcaaAGTTAACCCTTAGTACCAGATTATTCaaagttaacccttagcactcgatcgttatcgattttcataaaatgaaaaataatcatatagaatggaattattcttggtcggaagaaacgtttaattgtcgagttaaaatagctccgactgcaaagggttaataaattctGTCCACATTACAGTAGTCAATTCTTATAATAAattcttaacccttagcactcgagtggtgactctgtaggcatttaatcaattactaaacatttaatttagaaatattattaaattaatatgaaaatttatgtatttaatattatttgagggaataatattatttataggaaTTTTAAGTACTGCACGAGGTATTAAACAAATTCGTTCAATATTTCATCGTGAAAAATTGGCCACAAAAAGCGGGTTTCCGGAGCATAGTGGAGCGGTGCGAGAACGATTCAATTTCCGTTCGGGAAACcacaaattaaattgaattgcaTCTTCGTGTCGCCGAAAGCCTTTCGCTGTTCGATTAACGAGCAGCTGTTTCTTTGATTGTTCCGAGGGACTATGCGACACAGAGTTAATTGCACAGCGAACGAGGCACGCGAATTCGATTCGACACGGGGAATTCCTGTTTGGCCAGACAATCGAGATATTCTGCGTTCCGAGCGTCGCTTTTTCCGCGACCCGATCCACCATAACTGAGATTCAAGGATCCCTGTTTAGACGAGCATCGCCCAGAAGTTTTGCCAGAACGAGTTCACCAGACAGTACACGCCGACGTCTGGAATCGACTTTTTCCTCAAGAATTTGAGCATAGGCTACTACAGGAATGTGAACCTACACCTGTGGGACGTGAGTGGCCTCGCTCTTCATGGTAACATGCTGGATAAATACGTTTTCGGTGCTCATGTAAGCTGAAACTGTTAGAAATTacggctgttacttttccggagcttcgactcttcgaaggattcgaaggaacgaagggaacttcggaGTGTACGAAGTTTCGAAGCCTTCCAAGTCTTCAAATCGTATGAAGTTATAACTTGATCAATCTTTTAGCTATGGTGGCGTATTTTTTCGAAATGTAGGAGTGTCtgtaattgtataaaatataacttacaagcgaaatttcgaagttcaaagctTCGTAACTACATTTCTTTTAATCCTCTACTAATAATTGACTACGGAGGTTCGAATTTCAAAGCTTTGAAAATTCGATTCTCAtcactagactccggatctttatgcaaaataaaaagtttgtgcatcaattgcaagacgcaggagctaaatataaatttatattcttcattaataatttgaatgtgatgaaagtaatatattaatgcttttaaagtcttttaatattttaactgttttaaattgcactcgctCATTTCTGTTATACATGCAtaagatccggagtctacttTACCTTCGAAGTTTCTTAAAAGCGAAGCTCCGAAattcgaagcttcaaaatcgtcgaccttcgaaggaaagtgacAGCCCCATTAGAAATCGCCAAAAACATGAACGATCTCGATAAAATCATGTTCTTTTCAGATCATTCTTCTGGTGTACGATGTGACGAATACTTTCAGCTTCGAAATTCTAGAGGATTGGATCGACAAGATACGAAAAATGAACAACACCTTCGAGGAGGCACCCTTGATGGCTATAGTGGGCAACAAGTGCGACATGGAACATCAAAGATCGGTGAAGAGGGACCGGAGCCATAAATTCGCCGCTGACAATGGGTTCCCATCGCACGACGTATCCGCGAGAACCGGCGAAGCGGTAGAAAACTTTTGAACAATGAAAAGAGGAAGTTAGAAAATCGTCGAAATAACAAAGTGTCATACTGTACACTCCAAACAACCAGAGAAGCATGTTTATCTGGCTCGCGATAGGAAAGTTGTAAAAATAGCGGATGATGTGGGATGTGTACGTCGCGGAACGAGCATAACCGGGGCAAAGGTACCAGTTACgaagttttttattaatttgaaggcattctgtaatttattttgtattgtttgtgATAAACGATCGATTATCGACCTTTCTTCTGTATCGTCAAGTTTTTCTGGACGATTTTGTTGAAaggcaaaagaaatattaacgaaATATTAATCCAAATTTTTGGTCCTAGTTGCCGGAACATAAGAAATTTGTGATGAcaaattgattaattttttttatgccgTAGCACAATAAAATCATTCATTCATTATCTTCTGGATTACGAAACGAAGCGTTGTCTCCGGAAATAAGGTTTTTAGCTAATGCTTACTAtatctcaatataaataaaattaaataatgaatTTATTACGCTAcggcataaaaaaattaattaactaatTTGTTGTCACAACTTTCTTGTGTCCGGTAAATAGGACCAAAATttcgttaatatttcttttgcattttaacaaaatcgtccagaaaaatttgacgatacAGAAAAAAGGTTGATAATCAATCGTTCATCACaaacaatgcaaaataaattacagaatgtcttcaaattaataaaaaacttcCAAGTAGTCACGAAATATCCGGTAACTGGAAACCTTTaccctagactgcggatttcatgcaaatTCTACTTTTTTGTAACTTTCGCGTCATATATCTCgagtaaataattctatttttgTCCCTATTCTCTACAGAACGGTTCAACGAGagtaattgaaattttcataattttctatcATCCTCTATGAACATTTCTGTCGTCGTGTCTGAAAGAGAGATTTCGTTTCAGCTGTCGCTGTGCATAGTGA includes the following:
- the Fipoq gene encoding F-box/LRR-repeat protein FipoQ isoform X2 codes for the protein MDLGGVDVWGQIAVETSQMFVSEGGVIKSRFAGTTIEKLPDKIILHAFSYLSHREICRVARVCKRWRQIAYDTRLWKHVSLRPEISGLHVSSLDNLLHLISTRFGASLRYIELPIELITHTVLHELANKCPNLTHMLLDFSTAMQLHDFSEMQAFPTKLKYMCICLSEVIFMEGFMRKIYNFINGLEILHLIGTYEKVEEEEEEIYEVINVHKLKSATPNLRVINLYGINFVDDSHIDAFSSNCIQLECLAVNFCSKVTGSTMKTLFQRSRRLKCLLMEGTNLQSEYVMQVEWEKSSIQELDVTATDLSTECLIDMLSRIPSLRFLSAGQLNGFNDSVLKAWAELGNPRNLIALDLGSSDNLTDDGLHKFLSRYGHQLWGLSLCGMPHITDQLWQSVLPILTNAKILVMGTNERLGVNIHVDQLMDGIANNCPNLERLELRWDPENLRFSDKSQKAIDILRVKCIKLRCLSLSLTCSSDGRYYEIVKANFERADRLTVVRTTTCCRVSNYYLLANYKDLVFN
- the Fipoq gene encoding F-box/LRR-repeat protein FipoQ isoform X1, with protein sequence MDLRRMSNWNVLSVEAALQQLNTFEGDNSEIIRRPNTTIEKLPDKIILHAFSYLSHREICRVARVCKRWRQIAYDTRLWKHVSLRPEISGLHVSSLDNLLHLISTRFGASLRYIELPIELITHTVLHELANKCPNLTHMLLDFSTAMQLHDFSEMQAFPTKLKYMCICLSEVIFMEGFMRKIYNFINGLEILHLIGTYEKVEEEEEEIYEVINVHKLKSATPNLRVINLYGINFVDDSHIDAFSSNCIQLECLAVNFCSKVTGSTMKTLFQRSRRLKCLLMEGTNLQSEYVMQVEWEKSSIQELDVTATDLSTECLIDMLSRIPSLRFLSAGQLNGFNDSVLKAWAELGNPRNLIALDLGSSDNLTDDGLHKFLSRYGHQLWGLSLCGMPHITDQLWQSVLPILTNAKILVMGTNERLGVNIHVDQLMDGIANNCPNLERLELRWDPENLRFSDKSQKAIDILRVKCIKLRCLSLSLTCSSDGRYYEIVKANFERADRLTVVRTTTCCRVSNYYLLANYKDLVFN
- the LOC143208779 gene encoding ras-related protein Rab-28, which translates into the protein MSDVEEEMVAKGLKIVLIGDSGSGKTSIAQKFCQNEFTRQYTPTSGIDFFLKNLSIGYYRNVNLHLWDVSGLALHGNMLDKYVFGAHIILLVYDVTNTFSFEILEDWIDKIRKMNNTFEEAPLMAIVGNKCDMEHQRSVKRDRSHKFAADNGFPSHDVSARTGEALSLCIVNLAAQVLGVRLTKTDQDYHKPIIIAEIGDTVDMSTIQKVVKRIPTKKQSHIPFHPHFPQSKSAVCVLQ
- the Fipoq gene encoding F-box/LRR-repeat protein FipoQ isoform X3, which produces MDLRRMSNWNVLSVEAALQQLNTFEGDNSEIIRRPNTTIEKLPDKIILHAFSYLSHREICRVARVCKRWRQIAYDTRLWKHVSLRPEISGLHVSSLDNLLHLISTRFGASLRYIELPIELITHTVLHELANKCPNLTHMLLDFSTAMQLHDFSEMQAFPTKLKYMCICLSEVIFMEGFMRKIYNFINGLEILHLIGTYEKVEEEEEEIYEVINVHKLKSATPNLRVINLYGINFVDDSHIDAFSSNCIQLECLAVNFCSKVTGSTMKTLFQRSRRLKCLLMEGTNLQSEYVMQVEWEKSSIQELDVTATDLSTECLIDMLSRIPSLRFLSAGQLNGFNDSVLKAWAELGNPRNLIALDLGSSDNLTDDGLHKFLSRYGHQLWGLSLCGMPHITDQLWQSVLPILTNAKILVMGTNERLGVNIHVDQLMDGIANNCPNLERLELRWDPENLRFSDKSQKAIDILRVKCIKLRCLSLSDGRYYEIVKANFERADRLTVVRTTTCCRVSNYYLLANYKDLVFN
- the Fipoq gene encoding F-box/LRR-repeat protein FipoQ isoform X4; the encoded protein is MDLGGVDVWGQIAVETSQMFVSEGGVIKSRFAGTTIEKLPDKIILHAFSYLSHREICRVARVCKRWRQIAYDTRLWKHVSLRPEISGLHVSSLDNLLHLISTRFGASLRYIELPIELITHTVLHELANKCPNLTHMLLDFSTAMQLHDFSEMQAFPTKLKYMCICLSEVIFMEGFMRKIYNFINGLEILHLIGTYEKVEEEEEEIYEVINVHKLKSATPNLRVINLYGINFVDDSHIDAFSSNCIQLECLAVNFCSKVTGSTMKTLFQRSRRLKCLLMEGTNLQSEYVMQVEWEKSSIQELDVTATDLSTECLIDMLSRIPSLRFLSAGQLNGFNDSVLKAWAELGNPRNLIALDLGSSDNLTDDGLHKFLSRYGHQLWGLSLCGMPHITDQLWQSVLPILTNAKILVMGTNERLGVNIHVDQLMDGIANNCPNLERLELRWDPENLRFSDKSQKAIDILRVKCIKLRCLSLSDGRYYEIVKANFERADRLTVVRTTTCCRVSNYYLLANYKDLVFN